From the genome of Primulina eburnea isolate SZY01 chromosome 12, ASM2296580v1, whole genome shotgun sequence, one region includes:
- the LOC140807309 gene encoding membrane steroid-binding protein 2-like translates to MALELWETFKESITAYTGLSPATFFTVIALGLALYYLVSNFFGSSDDSHIQQRSREFEAQMQPLPPPVQLGEITEDELKQYDGSDSQKPLLMAIKSQIYDVSQSRMFYGPGGPYALFAGKDASRALAKMSFDEKDLNGDLTGLGVFELEALQDWEYKFMSKYVKVGTVKTTTVPVTDGAAEGQAATEATQDDVADGPSASVVKDTPEAAAAVVTDKDRE, encoded by the exons ATGGCCCTTGAATTGTGGGAGACCTTCAAAGAATCAATCACGGCATATACGGGGCTTTCTCCAGCTACTTTCTTTACAGTTATTGCTTTGGGTTTGGCCCTTTACTATTTGGTTTCTAATTTCTTTGGTTCTTCCGATGATAGCCACATCCAGCAGAGGTCGAGAGAATTTGAGGCGCAGATGCAGCCGCTGCCTCCTCCGGTTCAGTTGGGTGAGATCACTGAGGATGAGTTGAAACAGTACGATGGATCTGATTCACAGAAGCCTTTGCTCATGGCTATCAAGAGCCAGATCTATGATGTTTCTCAGAGCAG GATGTTTTATGGGCCTGGTGGACCCTACGCCTTGTTTGCTGGAAAGGACGCTAGTCGTGCTCTTGCGAAGATGTCTTTTGATGAAAAAGATTTGAATGGTGACCTCACCGGTCTAGGCGTGTTTGAGCTTGAAGCCTTACAGGATTGGGAGTACAAGTTCATGAGCAAATATGTGAAGGTTGGAACTGTCAAGACGACTACTGTGCCAGTTACTGATGGCGCTGCTGAAGGCCAAGCTGCAACTGAGGCTACTCAAGACGATGTTGCTGATGGCCCGTCAGCAAGTGTTGTGAAGGACACTCCTGAAGCCGCGGCTGCAGTTGTTACTGATAAAGATAGGGAGtga
- the LOC140807507 gene encoding F-box/LRR-repeat protein At3g48880 isoform X2 — MLKSNFIKIPLEPYVYVDGRSDKTLTRVLKISLNLSRGNILTLIFHYNLYISNDLLTYTAERCPRLKRLVMPAWNRIKEAGICHAIHIWKDLESLTMPSISNPPVLMEEISENCKNFSELKIMGPFDVCFASTLVAFLPKLKVLSLRCSMILKDALVIILDGLKGLEVLNISHCLLVDVPPPPAPRNVLRKLDSTILERTAKLKKFISCMNDSCVMCQRTKNDEGLMRWYKYEEDLWKVDEVISLAI, encoded by the exons ATGCTAAAATCAAACTTCATTAAAATACCGTTAGAGCCATATGTATACGTGGATGGTCGGTCTGATAAGACGTTGACTCGGGTTTTGAAGATTTCCTTAAATCTCAGCCGTGGAAACATATTGACATTAATTTTTCACTACAATCTCTACATCAGCAATGATCTGTTGACTTACACAGCTGAAAG GTGCCCTCGTCTTAAACGTCTAGTCATGCCTGCATGGAACAGAATAAAGGAGGCTGGAATATGTCATGCAATTCATATATGGAAAGATCTCGAGTCACTAACAATGCCTAGCATATCAAACCCTCCAGTTCTAATGGAGGAAATTTCGGAAAATTGTAAGAATTTTTCCGAATTGAAGATAATGGGACCCTTTGATGTTTGCTTCGCTTCGACACTCGTTGCCTTTCTACCTAAATTGAAAGTTTTAAGCCTTCGATGCTCAATGATTCTGAAGGATGCTTTAGTTATTATCTTGGATGGATTGAAAGGGCTAGAAGTTCTCAACATATCCCATTGCCTACTTGTTGATGTCCCTCCACCTCCTGCACCAAGAAATGTCCTCAGGAAGCTTGACAGCACGATTCTCGAAAGAACTGCTAAGTTGAAAAAATTTATATCGTGTATGAACGATTCGTGTGTGATGTGCCAACGCACTAAAAACGACGAAGGGTTGATGAGGTGGTACAAGTACGAGGAGGATCTTTGGAAAGTAGATGAAGTGATATCACTCGCGATCTGA
- the LOC140807507 gene encoding F-box/LRR-repeat protein At3g48880 isoform X1, producing the protein MDDEHSSLRSWEDMNHDILVKIFQTLDIFDLITGIGQVCSTWRLAACDPLLWRNLDLSMLKSNFIKIPLEPYVYVDGRSDKTLTRVLKISLNLSRGNILTLIFHYNLYISNDLLTYTAERCPRLKRLVMPAWNRIKEAGICHAIHIWKDLESLTMPSISNPPVLMEEISENCKNFSELKIMGPFDVCFASTLVAFLPKLKVLSLRCSMILKDALVIILDGLKGLEVLNISHCLLVDVPPPPAPRNVLRKLDSTILERTAKLKKFISCMNDSCVMCQRTKNDEGLMRWYKYEEDLWKVDEVISLAI; encoded by the exons ATGGACGATGAGCACTCCAGTTTGAGAAGTTGGGAGGATATGAATCATGATATTTTGGTTAAGATTTTCCAAACCCTGGACATCTTTGATCTGATCACAGGGATTGGTCAAGTTTGTAGCACGTGGCGATTGGCGGCTTGTGACCCTTTACTCTGGAGGAATCTTGATTTGTCGATGCTAAAATCAAACTTCATTAAAATACCGTTAGAGCCATATGTATACGTGGATGGTCGGTCTGATAAGACGTTGACTCGGGTTTTGAAGATTTCCTTAAATCTCAGCCGTGGAAACATATTGACATTAATTTTTCACTACAATCTCTACATCAGCAATGATCTGTTGACTTACACAGCTGAAAG GTGCCCTCGTCTTAAACGTCTAGTCATGCCTGCATGGAACAGAATAAAGGAGGCTGGAATATGTCATGCAATTCATATATGGAAAGATCTCGAGTCACTAACAATGCCTAGCATATCAAACCCTCCAGTTCTAATGGAGGAAATTTCGGAAAATTGTAAGAATTTTTCCGAATTGAAGATAATGGGACCCTTTGATGTTTGCTTCGCTTCGACACTCGTTGCCTTTCTACCTAAATTGAAAGTTTTAAGCCTTCGATGCTCAATGATTCTGAAGGATGCTTTAGTTATTATCTTGGATGGATTGAAAGGGCTAGAAGTTCTCAACATATCCCATTGCCTACTTGTTGATGTCCCTCCACCTCCTGCACCAAGAAATGTCCTCAGGAAGCTTGACAGCACGATTCTCGAAAGAACTGCTAAGTTGAAAAAATTTATATCGTGTATGAACGATTCGTGTGTGATGTGCCAACGCACTAAAAACGACGAAGGGTTGATGAGGTGGTACAAGTACGAGGAGGATCTTTGGAAAGTAGATGAAGTGATATCACTCGCGATCTGA
- the LOC140808400 gene encoding transcription factor MYB17-like produces MVKKRDTNKEEEKRKNKKRRTACCEKEGIRKGAWTSEEDKILVDFITQNGHGAWRNLPKIAGLLRCGKSCRLRWINYLRPDIKRGPFSAEEEKRIIDLHGTLGNKWAAIASRLPGRTDNDIKNFWNSHLRKRFTSVDSNQPVHSSESVDTNLESPLSCQMVQSESIQLDVTSYPPNEEQLTPSENKSEGDFFLRLWNSGVGDSFRKIKECTSEWIGDMSSHSPTSQTSSLTKVESSSIASNQLSKSMASQNVEPVSCIKEAEVFAACSDLPKPYEFDESADVMLQLLLDFPAGGNDMGFLQESFNNASASI; encoded by the exons ATGGTGAAAAAGAGAGATACAAACAAGGAAGAAGAGAAAAGGAAGAATAAGAAAAGGAGAACGGCATGCTGTGAGAAAGAAGGGATAAGAAAAGGGGCTTGGACTTCTGAAGAAGACAAGATTCTCGTTGATTTTATCACTCAGAATGGGCATGGTGCTTGGAGAAATCTCCCCAAAATTGCAG GTCTCCTTCGGTGTGGGAAGAGCTGTCGGCTTCGATGGATAAACTACCTTCGACCTGACATTAAACGCGGTCCCTTTAGTGCAGAGGAAGAGAAAAGGATCATTGACCTACATGGAACACTCGGTAACAA ATGGGCGGCAATAGCCTCGCGTTTACCAGGAAGAACAGACAATGATATCAAGAACTTTTGGAACTCACATTTGAGGAAGCGCTTTACAAGCGTAGACTCCAACCAGCCAGTTCACTCCTCGGAGTCAGTCGACACAAATCTTGAGTCTCCACTGTCTTGCCAAATGGTTCAATCAGAGAGCATTCAACTCGATGTCACATCTTATCCACCAAATGAAGAACAGCTTACACCATCCGAGAATAAATCCGAAGGAGACTTCTTCCTCCGTCTGTGGAACTCTGGAGTCGGCGACTCATTTCGAAAAATCAAGGAGTGTACAAGTGAATGGATTGGCGACATGTCATCTCACAGCCCAACTTCTCAAACATCATCCTTGACTAAAGTTGAATCTAGCTCCATAGCTTCAAACCAACTCTCCAAATCCATGGCCAGCCAAAATGTGGAACCTGTGAGCTGCATAAAGGAAGCAGAAGTTTTTGCAGCCTGTTCTGATTTACCAAAACCATACGAGTTTGATGAATCAGCAGATGTAATGTTACAGCTATTACTAGATTTTCCAGCGGGAGGCAACGATATGGGATTCCTTCAAGAATCCTTTAATAATGCATCTGCTTCTATCTAA
- the LOC140808308 gene encoding remorin-like isoform X1, whose product MGDEETKNVERETCSYPPPPPPVVEPVQALKDVVEEKADIPPAEEKKPNESKALAVVGKPESTEKKEAEGSINRDAVLGRVATEKRLSLIKAWEESEKSKAENKAQKKVSAIGAWENCKKANLEAELKKIEEQLEKKKAEYIEKMKNKVAQVHKAAEEKRAIAEAKRGEDLLKAEEMAAKYRATGTGPKKLLGCF is encoded by the exons ATGGGTGACGAAGAAACCAAGAATGTGGAACGCGAGACCTGCTCCTACCCTCCTCCTCCGCCGCCGGTGGTGGAGCCTGTGCAGGCTCTAAAAGATGTGGTGGAAGAGAAAGCTGATATTCCACCTGCTGAAGAGAAGAAACCCAATGAGTCCAAGGCTCTTGCTGTTGTTGGAA AACCAGAATCTACTGAGAAGAAAGAAGCCGAGGGATCCATCAACAGAG ATGCTGTACTTGGACGGGTAGCAACTGAAAAGAGGCTGTCCTTAATCAAAGCATGGGAAGAAAGTGAGAAGTCAAAAGCTGAAAACAA AGCTCAGAAGAAAGTATCCGCTATTGGGGCATGGGAGAACTGCAAGAAAGCTAATCTAGAGGCCGAGCTCAAGAAGATTGAG GAACAACTGGAGAAAAAGAAGGCAGAGTACAttgagaaaatgaagaacaaggTTGCACAAGTCCACAAGGCAGCAGAAGAAAAACGAGCAATTGCTGAAGCCAAACGCGGGGAAGATCTTCTCAAGGCAGAAGAGATGGCTGCCAAATACCGCGCTACTGGAACTGGACCGAAGAAGTTACTTGGATGTTTCTAA
- the LOC140808308 gene encoding remorin 1.4-like isoform X2, with protein MGDEETKNVERETCSYPPPPPPVVEPVQALKDVVEEKADIPPAEEKKPNESKALAVVGKPESTEKKEAEGSINRDAVLGRVATEKRLSLIKAWEESEKSKAENKAQKKVSAIGAWENCKKANLEAELKKIENLVVIQYMNVYRNNWRKRRQSTLRK; from the exons ATGGGTGACGAAGAAACCAAGAATGTGGAACGCGAGACCTGCTCCTACCCTCCTCCTCCGCCGCCGGTGGTGGAGCCTGTGCAGGCTCTAAAAGATGTGGTGGAAGAGAAAGCTGATATTCCACCTGCTGAAGAGAAGAAACCCAATGAGTCCAAGGCTCTTGCTGTTGTTGGAA AACCAGAATCTACTGAGAAGAAAGAAGCCGAGGGATCCATCAACAGAG ATGCTGTACTTGGACGGGTAGCAACTGAAAAGAGGCTGTCCTTAATCAAAGCATGGGAAGAAAGTGAGAAGTCAAAAGCTGAAAACAA AGCTCAGAAGAAAGTATCCGCTATTGGGGCATGGGAGAACTGCAAGAAAGCTAATCTAGAGGCCGAGCTCAAGAAGATTGAG AATTTGGTTGTGATCCAGTATATGAATGTTTATAGGAACAACTGGAGAAAAAGAAGGCAGAGTACAttgagaaaatga
- the LOC140806998 gene encoding transmembrane ascorbate ferrireductase 1-like, translating to MAIGLKAVLVSYVAHFLGVGGAILVLVWCISFRGGLAWEATNKNLIFNIHPVLMLIGFIIIGGQAIMSYKCLPLKKPEKKLIHLVLHAIALVLGIIGIYTAFKFHNESNIANLYSLHSWLGIGVISLYGIQWLYGFAVFFYPGGTPPLRRESLPWHVLFGMFVYILAVGTAALGYLEKLTFLENSGVQKYGSEAFLVNFTAIVTILYGSFVIFTILSQGPPEHEYDYTAIET from the exons ATGGCGATTGGGCTGAAGGCTGTGCTCGTTTCTTATGTGGCTCATTTTCTGGGTGTTGGTGGTGCTATATTGGTGTTGGTTTGGTGCATAAGCTTTAGGGGGGGTTTGGCTTGGGAGGCTACCAACAAGAATCTCATATTCAAT ATTCATCCTGTACTGATGCTTATAGGATTTATCATAATTGGAGGACAAG CCATCATGAGTTACAAATGTCTGCCTCTGAAGAAGCCAGAAAAGAAACTCATACATCTAGTTCTTCATGCTATTGCTCTTGTACTCGGTATCATTGGAATATACACCGCATTCAAGTTCCACAATGAAAGCAACATTGCAAATTTATATAGTTTACACTCTTGGCTAGGAATTGGTGTCATCTCTCTCTACGGAATCCAG TGGTTATACGGGTTCGCTGTTTTCTTTTACCCGGGAGGAACACCACCACTTAGAAGGGAGTCACTTCCATGGCACGTACTTTTTGGCATGTTTGTTTATATATTGGCAGTAGGAACTGCTGCCTTGGGGTACCTTGAAAAGCTTACCTTCCTGGAAAACTCTGGTGTTCAAAAATATGGTTCGGAGGCGTTCCTCGTCAACTTCACGGCCATCGTGACTATCTTATACGGGTCGTTTGTCATCTTCACCATTCTGTCTCAGGGTCCTCCAGAACATGAATATGATTACACGGCTATAGAAACATGA